In Biomphalaria glabrata chromosome 8, xgBioGlab47.1, whole genome shotgun sequence, the genomic window aactgtaataacaggACAGCCTGTTGAACTTATTCTTTCATCTGTAGTTAGaggttgtgaaatgtttcttccatgcacaacagcagatgccctaatcatacattcttcaccagcttcaattatagcagtattgactatgttagctagattgttataagtatttctgtgcatgcagggcatactcataagtccacaaaacctatcaaatttagaatgcgagattccagattcttttaatgcagcgacagcgcggacattaatatccagatgaacatcattacttttttttgaggtcCAGTCGGACCACAAATATGTTTCACAATTTAggcatttgattttaatcaaatgagccATGCCTTTTGATTGTGTGATGCACATAGTTAATTTGTTGTCAAAgcaatgtggacagcacaacaaggagaccattgtggtcaattgcattgaattcatcatgacgtatatgaaatcttcaggcagccTCTTATTGGTGTTATCAGCGTTAGTAACTGCAGTTAGGGATATTTTTCGCTCAGCTGCACTTGCAGGCTGTGTTGTTGCTGCTTCAGATCCAGCTGTATCCAAAACAGagctgcaaacaaataaaaaataaattagagggtctttaaaaaaaaattcaatagtatgaaagtacacgtcacatctatcacaacatgaagattattttaaattttataatgcattttagaaatcatatattgtattaatcataaaaagtaaagaatgtatagagacatgttacatgtaatgtagatctatatatgacaatatgtacaagatctaaaaaaaaccaactaagaccaagacttgagttgaagttgaagtccTACAATACTGTTCAATACATCATCATACATGATAATCTAATCTCTAGAGATTATCTAGTTCTAATGTGATCTATGCtcctaatatagactagatctataaaaggatagatctctatgtttgcaatcattttcatgatatttatttaatgtctatagaatctagattctagatctagatgtgattcATTGGATAAACACGTTGTCGAACTCAAAGAGCCaaggtttcattattttatgtgtCAGCACACGCTtgtctagtaaataaaaaaaaaagcaaactctagatctagacttacctttgtaattgtgcatttgtctttgaagcatgtcgtcctctgggcttacagtaacgttttttctttccaaacatataaccttttgttggcatttctgaGTTTCAATAATGAATCGATTGTTGATGTGATGAAAGTTTACAGAAGAAGGACCGGTTCACGTCATGTGCGTGCATACTTGTTGTTACGGAAGCTTTTTCAGTGCGCATGCGTGTATGTACAGTAACCGGAGAAGCTTTGATGGTGCGCATGCGTAAATATGGCTTAGTGGGTGTGTATATGAggatatagggaaaaaaaagaggtagtgacgtattttgaaagtttattgcagtactatttatttatagaatgagaaaccatgcacataatcggaactagaaaagtagacctttgtatcgataccatctgttagggatgtgagcgtacattagcttatcaactatagcttacaaaatgttgatttttcaccaaaacatcaaaattttgcttatatatctacatttaaaatacaaaattgatgtataaaacgtattttttttagtattctgatagggaattcgtattctagacattttaaactattaaaatcaaataattttaaaatatcgatatttttgacctaaatctatgttttctcactgtgcatcccccttaacgaaagagggtgtcatgtggctgaCAAACGATCAACAGCCTTAATTTatcccagctaatgtcaggtacctattatagttggatggactcataggtgtgctaatattagaagatattacgtcattgtttgttgtttatgttttatgcgaaagcaaagaatcggacggaaataaaagttagttatatatgtctaccttgataaatacagtctcgttattatcattattaattagtaaggtctacagtaatttattattaatctgtgacaacagaacaataggtgtcctaaaaaatcccgaaattaaaaaaccaagccttcaccgagattcgaacctgagaCCACTCATCCCCCACGGCcacatagtaggcctatttttttttaaagaaatcgtTAAATTGTCTGTGCTGGATCAACTATCTTGCATAGACAGTAACAACTGACAGTAAATGACTTTCAAAACACATATAATGTATAGAGGtgtatgttttacaagtttcggatgttcttttcAATATGAAGTTTATTACATCCTACGGCGTTGGTGGGGTGGCGGGCGAGGTTCAAACTATGCACGAGTGAGACAACAGAGCGCATAACACAAAACCTGACAACCAAATGTTCACATTTGATATCCCATGAAACGTTCTtgctgggagagagagagagagagagagcttataGAAATATACTGGCCTACAAACAGACGGAAgtacggatagatagatagatagatagatagatagatagatagatagatagatagatagatagatagacagacagacagacagacagacagacagacagacagacagatagatagatagatagatagatagatagatagatagatagatagatagatagatagatagataaatagatagatagatagaaagaaagaaagaacatgAAAAAGACATGTCGTGGAAATCAACATGCATGCCCTCAGGCCTGTCTACCAGGTCAAGTGAGACCATGGGATAGAAATGTTGTACACATAGCACTGGCTTAACGAGTTCTCTATTGAACTCCTGGAGAGTAGTTCAGGTCATTTAGAGCAGtttatctttctaaaaatagttttcttaGTCAATGGTCGGCTTTGagtattaaattgttttaatttcctttcatatgtttcggatgttccatcagaATAGAAGATGAATACATCATAGAAACCTTTGCCAGAACAACTTGTGTAACGCAACGGGCGGGGTTTGAGCCCGGTACCAACGAGACAGTAGCCCAGCGCTCTTACCACGTCACCAGACAGCCATAAATAAAGTAAGCACTCCCTTTttgaccttgcaatctataaggcagatagtgtaaagatcatctgttgctatggcctactgttaacgaaagtgtcatgtggccagcacaacgaccaaccactcttactttccctaactaatgccaggttacgtgttgatagatagatagatagatagatagatagatagatagatagatagatagatagatagatagatagatagatagatagatagatagatagatttaggggttatggatagatagatagacagacaacaGGGGTGATTGGCTATATGGACATTAGGCCTTAGTagagtatatttaaaaaaaaacaactacttcgCTCAGGGGCCACTTCCCctgaaaaaagaatattataaaacatttaacaatttaatagtggcatccatgcggcccttatcttataaaatacagacgtgatttaaaaaaaaagaagatgcttaCTCTAATGGGCCGGtatccaaatgggccggtagccGGTAGgactattaaattgttaaatgttttataatattcttttttcagGGGAAGTGGCCCCTGAGCgaagtagttttgttttttttttaatttaatatatcatattttccgaaataatgtaggcctaatagcctacatccatagagcttcatccttttatacactttgcgattaaaaagcaatataaaGCCTTTATTCCTTATAAGGACACAGTGTTCACTGTAAGCATGTGTACAGctttcgatacattatcaaatttaacataatgattATGACGTcaggtagacctagatctggatgtccatcatataatatacaatttatgggccggatggtattgaaatgcctgggccgattttgatacccagtccacccctaacagacagacagatattgttagacaccttatttatagtttagttatttagcgacgcaccatagaagacgcatattgaacgggactagtgacgtttgggatatgttgggttagagaccggaaaatcagttagcgatataatcctccagggtaacgacgtgtttagtgacagagacgtttactgtggccttttcttagaataaatacatgttacattgttcttcagcgttgactacatctctttactagttaaaaccgatgtgtttgttttgtctggattgttgatcaactacacggaatacacccgaacaataacacccaaacgcttgcagagtaattggttgaaattcaacagtcatccatagttgaccttaagacagcctgaacaagcaacatcacaatatataGAGTAGAGCACCtattttagaccttgcaatccaTAAGGCAGTTGACTagaatgtcatgtggctagcacaacgaccaaccgcttttacgtTCGCTAACTTATGTCACtcaccattagagctggatggactcaggagcaccctaaaaatccagaaattcctAACCcactcttcaccgagattcgaacccgagactcaTCGGTTAGGAAGCCAAACCACCAAGCAGTTATCAAGCATTTTCTTTCTTACAAATTTTACTTTCGAAATAGGCCTAAATTGATTGTATGCAATCTCCCATACCAAATATTGTTCTGTTACTTTGATATTGTCCTTAGAAACtttgcaggtaaaaaaaaaaaagcacagacATATATGCCTATATGTCTgtggtaaaaatataaacttaagtAATTGTTTCGTTCCCCTAAcacttcaaaaataaaactcGGCCACTTTTGATTCTTGAACATTCAGCACCGCAGACCACAATTTCAACTCGCGGGAAAAGTGGCGCCgccatttttcatttttatatttatttaagtatGGGTGCTATTGATTTAAAGCAAAGAATGAAGAACCAGTCAATATATGAAGCaccttagaattttttttttatttgtgaatattttttttacaaaaataaaaaaaaaaatgaaattaaaaaaaaagtgttaatttttatttggccGAACTTTCGTAAAAAGTTCGTTATTTTGTAGATCTATTTCGTGATTCAGGTTGTTTATACGTTGAAAAAGTTTGGTTATTcttgaagataatttaaatgGCCGTAAGTTGAGCAAATTTCATTGTACTATGATAATCGAGGCGATTTTTGTCTAAATTCTTGTGAGGCAACAAATGtgacttgttttaaaaatggcggGAATGGATCAGACCTCGAGGTCCTTCAGTTTTGGCAATAGACTAAGACTAGatccaaaaaacattttttgatagagtttttaatttattcatgtaAAACGTGCATTCTTCTACCAATTTTAGTTATTCTGTTTTCTATagagagctagatctagatgactTCTCTAATAGCATTTTGGTTAAGCATGTTACATGTTaaaaggcgaaaaaaaaatcaatttatcattactgtcacgtgacagtaatgtagtatttttagacTATTTTGTCTGTAGTCAAgtgtaaacatttattaaagtctagatctagacactagatctacatcGAAGGGAAACTGAGCAACTATTGAAactgtatatctagatctagactctatatctgaattttagatctagatcttgatgtaATAAATGATCTTGattaatcttgataaaacttgatctaattatctagatctaattcattaACTCCTTAGCCTTCACTGAAAGTTTCAGTGCCTGATTTGACTTAGTCGACTTAGTTAGACTTTTAGTAGTTTTAGAGTTAGACTCTGAGTCTTAGTACTCTTAGACAACATTTagttagattctagatctatatataatattattattaatataaaatatagatctagaatctagtcaagTACTAGTACTAAGACACTGActatatagtataatatagatctagatctactataataTTAGTAAACTCTAGTTTATCAAGTATTTCTACTCTGACTATAGTCTATAACACTATATTAGAATCcaaactatatttatattttagactaCTCAACTACTGTATTAACTAATAGtgtgtgtatagatctagatctagtatttatgTATTAAAAAGTTACTGGATGCAGAATTCTATACTAGTGactatatctagactacataaaactagatgtacatacattagatttagatcagtttgattgatttattttgttagctTGATTAACATTCATATTTATAATTAGATCATGACTCTActatatatctatgtctatattatatagaaaaatagatctagatagcttttttttttttttggtttaagttTAATGAGATGGGGTATGCTTTATGAGTAGGATTAAAATGCTGATATGACAGAACATCATGATCATCATGCAGCCCAGAGTGCCCAGACCATTGCTATGTAGTCCTTTATTTAATTCTATGATGAATCTAGGCtacttacattttatataattactattaaaaatatattcttctaattcaatgtttatctaatttatctaattactagattgtctagatctacaatagaatatctacttcaatgtTTATCTAATAACTTGATCTACAATACAATCTACTATCAAATATTACTCAAGAATTATTTAAGATTTTCCATTGGATTATTCACTTACGCACCCACATTATTTTATCTGATATCATGCcaagacaaagaaaaagaaagctttcATCCCGTACAAATGTTGAAGACACTATTTTGTACAAATTCCTTtatgaaaattttaattattctgAACTTTCACCAGATGACAATAATAAACTATGCTTAAAAGGACATGTCCTCCTAATTTATCTGCAAAATCAGTCCTCCCAAACATCCACAGCAGAAATTGTTGCTTCAACTTTTGGATTCCCATTTAATCCATGTTTAATTTCAAAAGTTCATTATTTAACTGAATGCACCATTGCAaagtataaaagtaatataacaaaatatttgtcagAAATTCAAAACATTTGCTATCAAATATTTTACCAGTTACCTAGCACAACTGCTCCTAACTCTGATTTAACTCCAACAAAAGCTATACAACCAACTGAAATAAATCCTGTTACTGAAATAAATCCTGTTACTGAAATAAATCCTGTTTCATCAAATTTAAGAAGCAATGATGAATGAACCCCTCGTAGAAGACATTTAAAAAGACGACTTTCTTTTGTGTCCCAGGCAAGAAGTGAAGACAAGAATAAATataggaaaaaaatatgtttattaaaatctcaaattAACTCTCAGCCTAACCTTATTAAAAATCTTAGACGGTCTGTTCACCGAAAAAATGAGAAGATTAAtaagttgttaaaaaaattgCACAAATATGAAATTGCTTCTGGCAaacgttttttaaaatgtaaaaaatgtatttggcAAACAAAAAAGCATCAAGAggtattaaagaaaatgaaatcatCATTTAATAAAGAATTGGCTGTGAAGGACGCTATCATAACATCTCTTCAAAGTGATAAACTACTTCTTGAAGATGAACTTAAAgaactaaaagaaaataaagctaggtcccttaaaaaaaataataaaacatatgATGTTATGACaaggttaattttgttttttaattgtcttTTATACCAGGCCCCAACCTCTTCTATCTCCCCTATTGTTAGTAGTTTATCACAGAGATTGGGTGTTCTTCTTGATTGCGTCCCTCACAGAACCTCAGTAGACAACTTTGTAAGAGAACTTGGTGTTATTTCAGACCTACAAGCCGCTGAAGTTGCCATGAAAACACCACATCTAACTCTTGGGTTTGATTCCACAACCCAAGAGGGTGTTCTTGTCAATTCAGTACATCTCACCACTCCAACTGATACTTTTGTTATAGCTTTAGATCAGTTGAGTGGTGGGAGGGCTGAGGACTATGAAAAACACTtaattgaatcaataaaaaatttagcATATGCTTACTCAGATTTTCATAAGATAGAGTTTTCCACTTGTCATAATGAAATtatcaaaaatatttccaacacTATGTCAGACCGGGCATCAGTGAATCATGCTTCCATAGTTAAATTAAATGCATTATGGGGTAAAACCTTAAATGAACTTAATTGCCACCTGCACCCACTTGATAGTATTTCAAAAGGCTGCAGGTTGGCACTTAAGTCTCTGCAGACAGAAAGGAGCAGCCTTATTGGGAGTGACTGCATAGCAGGCAACATTGTCTTACAAATAGACAAACTCAGGTATAGAGATGGAAAGGGTGACcccaaaaattttatttcctttctaCTTAATGAAAATTTACCGAAGGGCCTTATTCCACGGTATAGGGGAAATCGTTTGCATTTGTTTTTCCGTACTTGTGGAATATTGGTCCTTCATTATGACCaaatattatcatttttaaaatccccTGCCCTTTCCTCTGGATCGCTGATAAGTTGCCTGCACAGTGACCTCAATAGTGAAACTGGGAAGAAACAACTTTTTGTTATGGGTATGGTAGGGAAACTGCTGACAAGCCCTTGGATGAAAAAATTTTACATTGCGCCTGGTGCGCAAGCTGTTTCTCATCTTGGGGCTATCACAGTCATTAAAGAAGTTCTAGCCCAAGTAGATCAATGCCTTAATAATCCCTTCATTATTTTCACAAGAAACCTAGACTTCTTTGGTGAAATCCTTGATGTTAATGATTCCATACTGGAGGTTCTTTTGCTCTGCCCTCAAGATAAGGAAGTTGAAAACATGATAAAAGCTAGTTTGTCTTCTATTGCAGAAACTATCAATAGGCAGTATAAAAGGTATCTTTGTATGAATGTGTCTGAGCTGATGAGCACTCAGACAGAATCTGCTAGGCTACATAACATGGATTCTGAAGAGGTGATTGGCATGTTTAGTGCAGCCAAGAAAAAAGCACCTAATGCAACGATGTGCTACATGTCCTCTAGAATCCGTTCCCTAAAGAACAGAACTGTAGCCTATCTAGATTCTCTGAGTGCCTCAGATATGACTGAAAGGGTGACTTGGGCCATTGGTGTCTCTCGCAGTAGGAGGCAGGCTAATCGAGTGAGGACGTCAGAGGTGACTAAGGAGATTGATCTGAGGGCGGAGCAAAAAAACCAGGAGacagaacagaaagaaaattgaaaaactTTTAAGACAAGACAATTACATTGACAAGATTAAGGAACTGATTACTAACGTGACTGAACAGACTTGGATGGATGTGCAGGAATTGTTATCTGGAAATGTTATAGACAGGTTGATATGCCACTATTGGTACAGTCCAGGCCCTGTATTATATAGTGGCAGGGTAAAGGGACTGAAAAAAGGAATGAAAGATGTATATTTGGTACAATATTGGCTGGATGATGAGGACGAGAGTAGAGGGGTTGACTATGACATGAGCAAGTATCAGCTTGCCTGTGACATACTGTTCAAAGACTTGACATTACTGTAGaatagtatttgttaacatCAAGGATTTTTCCCTACCCATTGAcgaaaatgttccagtttcacTTCTGTCTGACAAACAGGGATTCTTTATAATAGGGTGGAAAAACAATAGGGGGGGGGTAAATCTGTTAGCTAATCATTAGTGACtaatacatttcaataaaataaatacttttataaacttttcaaactcaaatagtaaactaaaagtttatgtcattaattttaaacatattataTACTATTATAAAATTCACTAGAGGTAACCATAGCCCTAACCTTTTTCTACTATatgttttaagctttaaaatataaaatatttaaaataaaatagtaccttaataaaaaaagatgtaaataAAACTATCGAATTATAAAGAATGAtcattgaaaattttttttttaacagaaaagTAAAGCCCCTCTTTCTGtaattttataacaaaacatttgtgctgggattgtttttgttaatttgATTATTATTCATTTCCTTCATGTAACtataacttttaaaatgattaaacctacatattgtttaaaattgttttccCATTGCATCACATGTAatacagcaaagtttaaaattaattaatgatcaTGACTTACTAACATACTAAGTGTTTCTCTAGTCCTCCCAGTAGATCTGAAATAACACCAGTTGTTGTGTACTACTTGTCATTCCCATTTTTAATAttgcgtttattttttttttctagcacactattttgttttatatcatctaataaaaaaaaaagctaattaactATTCTTCTTAGCTATTTTTACTATCACTAATGATATGTGGTACATCATCACTTTTTATATAACGTTCcttgttaaaatttattttattgatagttcataaagaattaatttaaattatgtttaatgTAAAGCCATaactttcaaattaaaatatttaataatttttataaacaatattattagttttataaaatTGTCTTCACTTCAAGTTTGTGACTGTAAAGATATGTCAACTCtcctttttatatttatgtgtaccattaaaaattaagttttttcaAACACAAATCATCATATATCCTATTAACCTTTCATCATTCAAACATTAAACTctcataaaaaacaacaacttttttttcaaatccattTATTATTAACCCttcattaaattaaacattaaacttTTCAAAAATTCATAAGTGCCTTATACTTTCGTGATGGTGTCTAAATTCCCACATGTGCCTTATACTTTCATGATGGTGTCCTTCAACTCCTTGCATGTCATCAGAGTCCCTTCGGCAACATTTACTTAATCATCATCCAGTACATACTAACTTGCATGTCATCAGAGTCACTTGGCTCCATTTACTTAATTATCATCCAGTACATACTAACTTGCATTTCATCAGAGTCACTTGGCTCCATTTACTTATTCATCATCCAGCACATACTAATTTGCATGTCATCAGAGTCACTACGTCACCAACAAATTAACCACCATTGACTTCATCATCATTCTATGCTGCTTACTTGCATGATATCTGCTTTGCTACGCTTCTAACACAAAGAAGCCACCATTTACTTTATCGTCATTCATCACTGACTAATTTACATGTCATCGAGTCCCTACGTCACTAACAAACCACCATTGGCTTCATCGTCAGTTGGTCGAACTTAATTTCTATGTTATCACATTCATCTTCTACGTTATCAGCACAATCCAGCAATCATTTATGCCTTGCCATCTTACCATGCTATACTTCAAAATTAACATCATATTATCAATTGTCAAGAAACATTTAtgtaagtaattaatttttttttccatgcaaaatgatttaaagtttttatgctttttttctttaaatatacaaaaataatatacaTGTAGCTAAAGATATATTTGTTCATCACATCTAAAGTTTTATCTTTATCTTGGTGTTGTTTTTAGATGTGATATAAAAATGAGTGAGATAGTATGctttattgatttcataaaaCCTCACTTAGTGTTGAGTGAAAATGCgtttaaaaaatttgtaaaaaattaaccatttggCATATAgaaataatctatatataactgGAAAGCTCAGGACAAGTGCTTCACTTATCTGTTATcaacattttgttaaaatagaaatataagaacattttattacaaaaataaaaaatgataaccTCATATTGAGttggttaaaataaaaaattaaaaaaaaaaatatatatatataaactgtataaaacaataaaatacttttattaagTACACCTTAagctttattttgatatatagattatagcaAAGTGATAAAAATTAACGAAATGGTACtcatttttgttcattttttcataaaatcttGTGCCATGGTTTTCCATTGCTTCAATGTTAAGTGAAAACGCgccaaaattttatttatttttttatatattggaCTCATACTAACATTCTATACCTCATTGGAAAGCTCAGAACAAGatctttaataaaatattatccaaattaaaaaaacaattttttacacAATTTTGTCACATACCTATGTAGAACTAACTAGATAGATtgacttgatctagatctagttaaaaagtagttagtagtagtagtttattatacattataaggcttgtctttgagtcccaAGATTAGAGAGGAATGCTTGTATTTCCCATGACTGTGcaaccccagctgtgacctacatattttgccacatccagggcaagcataaccattgtctgcaggtggttgatttagattttttttttgccatctgCATTTGTCCTTGGCAGcggattttatttttgtctcaaatgtgtatcccatgGCCTTCGTGATTGACctctagctgtctcgttctgaggccgcctgcaaccaggtgctctcttctatgtcagctaaggaaagttgacaCTTAAGCTGGtgtttgaagcgtttccgtggagcacctctgttacgttgaccaccttttacttcattaaaaaagactgcctttgtcATACGTTcatctcccatacgggatacgtgccctgcccagcgtaactgtcagaccataagaagtccctctatactgtctatactggcgtttgcaaggacatcactgtttgtagtgcagtcttaacactgtatgtccatgatggagcgcaagcatctttggtgaaagcgctcaagaaagtcttagttgttttctgtatagtgtccatgtctcagagtcatacagaagggttgagagaaccaccgcctggtagacattgatatttgtaggca contains:
- the LOC129927883 gene encoding uncharacterized protein LOC129927883, which encodes MPTKGYMFGKKKRYCKPRGRHASKTNAQLQSSVLDTAGSEAATTQPASAAERKISLTAVTNADNTNKRLPEDFIYVMMNSMQLTTMVSLLCCPHCFDNKLTMCITQSKGMAHLIKIKCLNCETYLWSDWTSKKSNDVHLDINVRAVAALKESGISHSKFDRFCGLMSMPCMHRNTYNNLANIVNTAIIEAGEECMIRASAVVHGRNISQPLTTDERISSTGCPVITVSFDGTWHKRGHSSHSGIGTVIDFDTGLVIDTEVLSNYCHVCDSNSAELNFDASKHMCQKNFSGSANAMEAAAASKIFSRSVASRKLVCGTMLCDGDSKSHSSAITNSGYDVEILKEDCINHISKRMFNALNNLKMSNKKELNYRLTKPKIEKITNYYSKALRQNAPGIQKMKLAVMGSHFFI